The genomic interval GGACTGAGGGATGAAGTATTAACAGTAAGTATCTCACGGACAATGTCTACCTTTTTTTTAGGAGAACCGTAAATCCCTTTGAAATATCTCATCATATTTCTTCTTTTGATAATCTCCTCTATCTCTTCCTGTGGAGTAGCAGAGGCAATATAACAATCATAAACAACGGAGTATGCATCCAAGAATTCTTTTGCACCTTTTACATATGGCGCATTCACCACTTCATCTACTACCAATTCAGAAAATCTCTTGCACAAGGCTTTGAAAATCTCATCTGTAAGTTCTCTCTCAAGTATCTCTTTATATATATATCTGAATTTCTCAAACCTTGATACCCCTGCATTTTTGAGATGATAATCAACGATCTTTTCAACAATCTCTTTCCTTTCAGATTCAAATAATTTAGCAAAGGCTTTTGTTTTTATATCCACAGACTCTACTAACACACCATCAAAATCAAAAATAATAGCCTTAATCATTGTTCAGTCCTCAATCCTTATCACTCAGTCCTTTATAACCCCTATTACTGTGCATGGAGCACTGTCTATTGTCTCTACTCTTAAAGGCATAACCCAGACTTCTTTTATGCCCATTAAATTACTTGATAAGTTCATATCTTCAATAAGCAAGATTGGTTTATTCATGCCATTAGGATTAAGAAATGCCCTATGAGCCTCTCTGCCAATGTCTCTATTTTGAAATGGTGATATCGATATCCAATCAATACCTATTGCCCTTATTTGAGGATAATTTTTCCTAAGAAAATAACCAACCTCAGGATGAATGCCGGGATTTTCTTTATAATATTGCTTGTTATCCCTAAGTTTATACCAACCCGAGCGTAAAATCAGAATGTCTGTACTACAATCTATTTGCTTTATCCATGTATTACAGTAAAGCAATTCTGATGGCTTTAGAGAAATCTCTACAACTTGAGGATTTTTAAAAAACCAAAATTCAGGAGAATAATCTGTAACATTTTTGCCATTTTCAAAAAAATGAGCAGGACAGTCTACATGTGTCCCCCAGTGATTTTGCATAGTAAAACTATATACATTGGCTAAATCACCATAAGAGATTGACTTGACAGCATCTATATTAAGCGATGTCATACCTCCATAAACAGGTAGTTCATTAGTTAAAATGTAGGATAAATAGATATACATTTTACTCCTCAACTCTCAGAGCCCTTTCCTATGGCTTGGGATTAATTTGCTTATAAATGTCATAAATACAATCAAGTATCCCCTGCCCAAGGTCAAGATATGTTCTGCTGGTCAATCTTTTACCTACTCGTGGTGCAAAGGAATAAGGAGTAATTTCATAATGCAAGCTATCTGTAGTTGGTATAAACTCTATTTCAATTTTATTATCAAGCATTTCCTTTATCATAATAAGAAGATCTTTAATGCGCATCTGTTGATTACCTACAAGGATCACATGTTGATTTGCAAATTCATCTGCAAGGATTTCTACACTCCCTCTTGCTGCATCCATTACATGAATATAGTCTCTGAGTTCTTCACCATCACCTTCTCTTGTTATTTTCCCCTCTATTAATGCTTGTTTCAGAATTTTGTGAATAAAGTTTCTCTCATCTGCCCTTGGCCCATAGAGTGAACCATATCTTAAAATAGTATAATTAAGCCCAAAGACCTCATGATAATTTTCAATCAAAAGTTCACACGCCTGTTTAGTGCTTCTATAAAAAGACCCTGCCTTGCTGTAAACATAAAGTGAACTGGCAAAAACAAATCTCTTAATATTTTCCTTACGACAAGCTTCAAGAATAATTGAATTTCCAACAATATTATATTTAATGCTCTCTAAAGGCTTCTTGCTTGCCTCATCTATATCTGCTATACCCGCAAAGTTATAAACAATATCAGCATTTTTAACTGCTTCTTCCACACGGTCAACATCTAATATGTCGCCTACAATCATTTCCTGGGTATCCATCAGGTATGGAGATTTTTTCAAATCATAAATAGTAACATTATGACCAGCATTTGTAAGAACATCGGCAACATGACTGCCGAGAAAGCCGGAACCTCCGAAAATAATCACCTTCATCTTACATTACCCCCAATCCCTTAAGAAGATTTTCCGATGCTTGTAATTCCATCTTTATCCTTGCCTCCTTTGCATATGAACCTATATGTGGAGTCAAGATAACATTATCCAACTCTTTCAATTGCCCGTTATATGGTTCCTGCTCGAAAACATCCAGAGCCGCACCAGATAAATGACCCTCTTTAAGTGCCTGATACAACGCACCTTCATCCACCACCTCGCCCCTTGATACATTCACCAGCCACGAGGCTTTTTTCATCATTCTGATTTCACGTTCTCCTATTATTTGCTCCTTGGTAGAAACATGGATTGATATAATATCACTTGTTTTTAAAAGTTCATCCAATGATGAGGACTGAGGACCGAGCAATGAGGACTGAGTCATTGTTTTAAGCAACTGATTTCTTTCTATTCCATCCTCAGTCCTTTCCTCCCCCTCGGTCCTTGTATCATAATATTTTATCTCGCATCCAAATGGCTTTAACAACTCTGCCACCTTCTTGCCTATTCTGCCAAAGCCTATTATTCCAACTTTTTTTTCAGATAAAAGATTGCCCATCAATTTCTCCCATTTGCCATTTCTAATAGAGGCATCCATCTGATTAACTTTTCTTAAGAGATTTAAGATTAGTCCGACAGTCAGTTCTGCCACTGCAAATGTCGGTGCATCAGGAGTATTGAATACCTTTATTCCTAATTTCTCTGTAGCATCAATATCAATATTATCCATTCCTGTGCCGCAGCGAGAAATAACCTTTAGGGAGGACTGAGGACTGAGTGCTGAGGACTGAGTTAAAATGCTTAAAACTTCAGCATCATAATTTTCAGTGCCTGCAATAATGCCATCAGCACCTTTGCAAAATTCAATAATTTCGTCTTTTTTAAGTTTTCTGCCATAAGGGTTCAATATAATTTCATATTTATTCTTCTCTAAAAGTTCCAGAGGGGATTTGTCATATATGGCAAATGATGTTGTCATTATCGAGATTTTAGGAGTTTTAACTTTATCGCTCGATAAATTTAACATTTCTCTTTTTTTCATAAATGACCTTCCCGCGTAGAATTCTTTCTTTCATTGCAGGTGTTGCATTCTCAAGAGGAATTATATTAACATCAAAATCATCTGCTTCCTGTAAAAGCTCTCCCGCTGCCTCGAAATACAGACTATCTGGAAGCCCCTCCACACACAGGTCAATACCTGAGTGAAATCCGAAGTGATGTTTATCTGCACATGTGCCTTTAAAAATCTGTGACGGCGTGAAGCTGCTATATTTAGAGATGTATCTTTTACTGTAACCATATACTATTACTAAAAAACCAAGCGGTGTTCGTCGTATTTTCCAAATGAGGTTGTTATTTCTGCAATCCTGTTCATATAATCTACTGCCTAAATCTTATTTATTATCTCCATACTTTCCATGCATCAAATCTATGATCAAGGTCATCAGTTTTTTCCATATCAAGCCCTGACATAACCTCTCTGTCTGTTTTGTAATAAGTCCAGAATATATCAGTCTGATAGGTCTGCTTATATGTGTCTTTAATATACTCTACATTTTTAAAGTTCTTTTTCAGATATTCACTTACTTCTTCCCAGAAGTGCCTGCCTATATTGTCAGGTGATTCATTAATAGGTGGAAGATTGTGTTTTGCGCGTATCATATTTATATAGGCTGTATTATATGATTTATAAAAGTAGTTGCCATCATCTATGGCTACCACTGCCTCATTAGCAAGAATCTCTGTAACACCTTTTAGCTCTGCCATCAGCACATCCAGTGTATGCTCGCTATCAAAGAAACAGGCATTAACCTTTTTACCCATCTCCTTAAGCATGCCTACACCTGCAAATTCTGATATGCTACTGAAGGCAACATACTTCCAGTGATTGGTGATATTCTTATCCACAAAGTGCCTCATAAGTGTGTCATTTATTATAGACCTCAAATAGGCAAGCTTGCTTCCGTTTATATCCCATGTATAAAGCTCACCACCTGTCTTAAGTGCAAAATAACATAGCACTATTGTACTTGCTCCGCTGCCAGTTTCAACAAGCACTGATTTGTCAAGTAGTTTCAGATCATCAAGCACATCATAAAGTGCAAGGTATTCTGAATCAGGAATTGAGTTACACCATCTGGGGAGCATCCTTTTGATTGCCAGTAAAAACCTCTTGGGATCTTTTTCTATATCTTCTCTTTTGCCAAAATAAAAATCATACATGTATCTTTCACCTCTTTGGAATTATTTGTCCCTTACTAAAGCCAGTCTCCTCCGCTTACAGCAATTGTCTGCCCTGTGATATATGAAGAGTGATCTGAAAGCAAAAACAGTATTGCCCCGGCAATCTCCTCAGTTGTGCCTGGCCTTTTAAGTGGGATCAGTTCTGCTCTTTTCCTGAGCTGTTCATCAGTTCTTTTCATCTTTTCTGTATGGAATTTTGTTTTGATAAACCCGGGAGCTATCGCATTCACCAGTATATTGTATCTGGCACAATCCCTTGCAAGACCTTTGACCATACATTCAATACCTGCCTTAGCAACACCATAAGGCATAGATGTAGCACCTCCACCGTGTGTGGCAGACGCTGTGCTCATAAGTATTACTCGCCCGCCTTTTTCTTTCATATGACTTATTGCTCTTTGGGCAAGAAAAAATGGCATTATAAGATTAGAGTTTAAGTCATACCACCAGTGTTTCTCTTTCAGTTTTTCCCAGTGAATCGGCTCTTTTATATCCCCTGAAAGTTGAACAAGACAGTCTATTCCGTTAGCCCATTCTACAAACTGATCCACAAGCTCGTAACACGCATTGGAGAAACTGAGGTTTTTTTGAAAAAATCTCACATTCTTGCTTTCTTTATATTTCCTAAGAGCAGATTTGTTGCTATAAAAATGAAACCCTATTATTGCATCAGCCTCAACCAACATTTTATTTAAAGAGGTTGCAATATCACTACTTGCGCCTACTATCAGAATCCTTTTGCCTTTTAAGTCCATATTAGGAATATTTTTAATCCTCTTCAAATTCCTTTGAAAAATATGTCCTTATAAACTCCTGTCTTAATCTCTCATACAACTCATTGCCCTCAGTGGTATCCTTTTCTGCCTGCTCAATCTCCTGCCATCTTGACACAGGGAACCTTACATATAAAGAGAATGTCTTCATTATTCCCTTAATCTTTTCTTTTGGAAATTGAGGCATATTAAGCACAGGCTCTCCTGTAAGACAGCCTGTGAATGTGTCCTCTTCTATATATCCTAATTTTACTGACAGTTCTCGCAGCGGTGTGCCGTGAAATGGCGTAAATGCATAGCAATTCATGGTATCAACCTTGTCGGCAATTTTTCTATTAAGTTTTATCGTATCCATTGCCAGTTCAGGAGTTTCTGTGGGAAATCCAACAATATTATTTACACTGACACCCGCCGGCAGACTGTGATGAGATATAATATCAAGAGCGTTGACAATTACTTCATTTTTTACTCGCCTGTTTATGATTTCTCTCCTGAATTTCTCATTGCCATGCTCAATTCCCAAAGCCATCCTGTGAAGACCAACCTCTCTCAGCCTCTTAATTCTCTCCTCTGTAATTGTTTCAGGCCGTGTCTGGCACCAGAATGGAATCTTTATATCCTTATACATTTCAATAAATGCATTAAACTCTTTATCAGTATAAGCAAAAAAAGTATCTGCCCAAAAATAAAAATACTCGACTTTATACTGAGAAATATAATACTTTAATTCTTCGCGCACTTTATCTATCGATTTTTTCCTTAAAAAAACACCGGCACCTTCTGATTTGTATAACCTGCTTTGCGCAGGTGAATTGCAATACGAACATTGGAAGGGGCAACCCCTGTGTGTCTCAACAGGCAACATTCTATATATCTGACCTGCCATTGGACGGTAAAATCTTGCATCCTCAAATATAGTGAAATCAGGAATCGGATTTTTATTTATATCCGCAACTTTCCGCAGAGGATTTTTTATTATTTCACCACCCTTGTCTTTTACCCAAAGATTATTGATGTCATAATAATTCTTGCCGGCTCTGAGGCGCCTGCAAAGCTCAAGCAGAGCGTCCTCGCCCTCCCCAACACAGACAATATCTATTTCCTTGTTCCGCATAACCTTATGCGGAGCAAAGGTCGGAAAAACACCCCCGACAATAGTCAGGATGTTATACTTGTCAATATGTTTCAGTAGTTTCA from Dissulfurispira thermophila carries:
- a CDS encoding HAD family hydrolase; translation: MIKAIIFDFDGVLVESVDIKTKAFAKLFESERKEIVEKIVDYHLKNAGVSRFEKFRYIYKEILERELTDEIFKALCKRFSELVVDEVVNAPYVKGAKEFLDAYSVVYDCYIASATPQEEIEEIIKRRNMMRYFKGIYGSPKKKVDIVREILTVNTSSLSPQSSVLSPYPSILPTQSSPLSPQSFVYVGDALSDYEATKDNLVNFIARINDNESIFANIDCIKVKDLCRLAEVIKELAKA
- a CDS encoding cyclase family protein, translated to MYIYLSYILTNELPVYGGMTSLNIDAVKSISYGDLANVYSFTMQNHWGTHVDCPAHFFENGKNVTDYSPEFWFFKNPQVVEISLKPSELLYCNTWIKQIDCSTDILILRSGWYKLRDNKQYYKENPGIHPEVGYFLRKNYPQIRAIGIDWISISPFQNRDIGREAHRAFLNPNGMNKPILLIEDMNLSSNLMGIKEVWVMPLRVETIDSAPCTVIGVIKD
- a CDS encoding NAD-dependent epimerase/dehydratase family protein, whose translation is MKVIIFGGSGFLGSHVADVLTNAGHNVTIYDLKKSPYLMDTQEMIVGDILDVDRVEEAVKNADIVYNFAGIADIDEASKKPLESIKYNIVGNSIILEACRKENIKRFVFASSLYVYSKAGSFYRSTKQACELLIENYHEVFGLNYTILRYGSLYGPRADERNFIHKILKQALIEGKITREGDGEELRDYIHVMDAARGSVEILADEFANQHVILVGNQQMRIKDLLIMIKEMLDNKIEIEFIPTTDSLHYEITPYSFAPRVGKRLTSRTYLDLGQGILDCIYDIYKQINPKP
- a CDS encoding phosphoglycerate dehydrogenase, encoding MKKREMLNLSSDKVKTPKISIMTTSFAIYDKSPLELLEKNKYEIILNPYGRKLKKDEIIEFCKGADGIIAGTENYDAEVLSILTQSSALSPQSSLKVISRCGTGMDNIDIDATEKLGIKVFNTPDAPTFAVAELTVGLILNLLRKVNQMDASIRNGKWEKLMGNLLSEKKVGIIGFGRIGKKVAELLKPFGCEIKYYDTRTEGEERTEDGIERNQLLKTMTQSSLLGPQSSSLDELLKTSDIISIHVSTKEQIIGEREIRMMKKASWLVNVSRGEVVDEGALYQALKEGHLSGAALDVFEQEPYNGQLKELDNVILTPHIGSYAKEARIKMELQASENLLKGLGVM
- a CDS encoding class I SAM-dependent methyltransferase — protein: MYDFYFGKREDIEKDPKRFLLAIKRMLPRWCNSIPDSEYLALYDVLDDLKLLDKSVLVETGSGASTIVLCYFALKTGGELYTWDINGSKLAYLRSIINDTLMRHFVDKNITNHWKYVAFSSISEFAGVGMLKEMGKKVNACFFDSEHTLDVLMAELKGVTEILANEAVVAIDDGNYFYKSYNTAYINMIRAKHNLPPINESPDNIGRHFWEEVSEYLKKNFKNVEYIKDTYKQTYQTDIFWTYYKTDREVMSGLDMEKTDDLDHRFDAWKVWR
- a CDS encoding SDR family NAD(P)-dependent oxidoreductase, producing the protein MKRIKNIPNMDLKGKRILIVGASSDIATSLNKMLVEADAIIGFHFYSNKSALRKYKESKNVRFFQKNLSFSNACYELVDQFVEWANGIDCLVQLSGDIKEPIHWEKLKEKHWWYDLNSNLIMPFFLAQRAISHMKEKGGRVILMSTASATHGGGATSMPYGVAKAGIECMVKGLARDCARYNILVNAIAPGFIKTKFHTEKMKRTDEQLRKRAELIPLKRPGTTEEIAGAILFLLSDHSSYITGQTIAVSGGDWL
- a CDS encoding B12-binding domain-containing radical SAM protein, whose product is MRDFNVLFIYPNLRGMNMLPPAIALFSRILKDDGFKVALFDTTYYKIGEDFDSDKEKEKKLSVRPFDISRHVSLKTTDPFEDLDKTVNSFQPDLIAMSATEDIFPLGMKLLKHIDKYNILTIVGGVFPTFAPHKVMRNKEIDIVCVGEGEDALLELCRRLRAGKNYYDINNLWVKDKGGEIIKNPLRKVADINKNPIPDFTIFEDARFYRPMAGQIYRMLPVETHRGCPFQCSYCNSPAQSRLYKSEGAGVFLRKKSIDKVREELKYYISQYKVEYFYFWADTFFAYTDKEFNAFIEMYKDIKIPFWCQTRPETITEERIKRLREVGLHRMALGIEHGNEKFRREIINRRVKNEVIVNALDIISHHSLPAGVSVNNIVGFPTETPELAMDTIKLNRKIADKVDTMNCYAFTPFHGTPLRELSVKLGYIEEDTFTGCLTGEPVLNMPQFPKEKIKGIMKTFSLYVRFPVSRWQEIEQAEKDTTEGNELYERLRQEFIRTYFSKEFEED